A single genomic interval of Helianthus annuus cultivar XRQ/B chromosome 6, HanXRQr2.0-SUNRISE, whole genome shotgun sequence harbors:
- the LOC110944298 gene encoding mitochondrial carnitine/acylcarnitine carrier-like protein produces MADVANDLTAGTIGGAAQLIVGHPFDTIKVKLQSQPVPPLGQLPRYSGAIDAVKQTIAAEGPRGLYKGMGAPLATVAALNAVLFTVRGQMEALLRSEPGAPLTVNQQVFAGAGAGVAVAILATPTELVKCRSFD; encoded by the exons ATGGCGGATGTAGCAAACGACTTAACCGCCGGAACAATAGGAGGGGCGGCACAGTTGATAGTTGGACACCCTTTTGATACCATCAAGGTCAAACTTCAAAGTCAACCCGTCCCTCCACTGGGTCAGCTCCCTAGATATTCTGGTGCAATAGATGCCGTTAAACAAACAATAGCAGCAGAAGGTCCACGGGGTCTATACAAAGGCATGGGTGCCCCTCTTGCCACTGTGGCAGCTCTAAATGCTGTTCTGTTTACAGTTAGAGGGCAAATGGAAGCACTTTTGAGGTCTGAGCCCGGTGCACCCTTAACCGTGAACCAGCAGGTGTTTGCTGGAGCCGGTGCTGGAGTTGCTGTTGCCATTTTGGCCACCCCAACTGAGTTAGTCAAGTGCAG GAGTTTCGATTGA
- the LOC110945166 gene encoding probable WRKY transcription factor 24, with the protein MEGDEHSSQAHMNDNLINMNNMNPFMLDYMSSTTPNPLINNNPMFQYPSSSSSAVLPQLPVTMSNDHVDDINNVSLESSNVDWVSLLSGFMNVDQGGRRLNEGDEKKSMKSGRGKKVTPSRVAFHTRSSEDILDDGYKWRKYGQKSVKNSKHPRSYYRCTHHTCNVKKQIQRLAKDDSIVVTTYEGVHNHPCEKLMETLAPLLKQLQFLSRF; encoded by the exons atGGAAGGAGATGAACATTCTTCACAAGCTCATATGAATGACAACCTGATTAACATGAACAACATGAATCCATTTATGTTGGATTACATGAGTAGTACTACTCCTAACCCTTTGATTAATAATAATCCAATGTTTCAGTACCCGTCATCTTCGTCTTCTGCGGTTTTACCTCAGTTACCTGTAACCATGAGTAATGATCATGTGGATGATATTAATAATGTTAGTTTGGAGAGCAGTAATGTGGACTGGGTTAGCCTTCTTTCGGGTTTCATGAATGTGGATCAAGGGGGAAGAAGGTTGAATGAAGGAGATGAAAAGAAATCCATGAAAAGTGGGAGGGGTAAGAAGGTGACTCCATCTAGGGTTGCATTTCATACAAGAAGTAGTGAAGATATTCTTGATGATGGTTACAAATGGAGAAAGTATGGCCAAAAATCTGTCAAAAATAGTAAACATCCCAG GAGTTACTATAGGTGCACTCATCATACATGCAATGTAAAGAAGCAAATTCAAAGGCTGGCAAAAGACGACTCCATCGTAGTGACAACTTATGAAGGCGTACACAACCATCCTTGTGAGAAGCTCATGGAGACTTTGGCTCCACTCCTCAAGCAACTCCAGTTTCTCTCCAGATTCTAA